Within the Bacteroidota bacterium genome, the region TATTTCGGAAGTGGTGTCTGGCCAAGGGTTTCAAGAATTTTTTTAAATTCTTCATACGGCCCGTCAAACAAAAAACGAAGTGTACGGCCACGGGAGGTAGTGTTGTCTATTACTTCCGCAACCAACAGGTCGTTCTCGCCAAAATACAGTTTATTACCAATACGGATCTTACGGGCAGGATCAACCAAAACATCCCACAAACGGCTTTCACGGTTAAGTTCACGGAGCAGGAACACTTCTATTTTAGCCCCTGTTTTTTCTTTGTTGCCCCACATACGGGCCGGAAACACTTTGGTGTCGTTCAGGATCATTACATCACCTTCACCAAAATAACCAAGGATGTCTTTAAATACTTTATGCTGTATCTTGCCGGTTTTGCGGTCGATAACCATTAAACGCGCTTCATCACGATTCTTTGCGGGAGTGTCGGCAAGTAATTCTTTCGGTAAGTTGAATTTGAATTGAGAGAGTTTCATACTTCTGTTTTTTAATTTTTTATCCGCAGATGTCAGATAAAAAAACAAACAGAAACATTTGTTTTGGTATCATTTAATCTTACGGGATTAAACAATCGGTTTTAAAAAGGAGGGCAAATGTAATTCATTTGAAGGCCGATGTCAAGGAAAAACCCATTTCATTTAGAAAGCGGCTTGCTTAATTCAAGCTCCAACTGTTGTACTTCCTGTGCTTTGTCAATATGAAACGAACCAATTCGCGTGCGGCATAGGGCCGTAAGATGGGCGCCGCTGTTCAGTGCGAGGCCAAAATCACGGGCCAATGATCGTATATAAGTGCCTTTGCTGCACACTACCCTGAAATCAATGTAAGGCATATTTATGTTAGTTACATCAAATGTGGAGATAGTGATCGTTTTAGCTTGCATTTCGGGAGTTTTTCCCTGACGGGCCAGGTCATAAGCCCTGTTACCCTTCACTTTTACGGCTGAGAAAATAGGAGGAACCTGCTGAATTGTCCCTGTAAACTGTTTTACCGCTTCATAAATTGCCTCAGGGGTGATGTGGCCGGTTGGATAATGTTTATCAATTGCCTGCTCTAGGTCGAAACAAGGCGTAGTGGCACCTAAGCAAAAAGTTCCTGTGTATTCTTTTTCCTGTGCTTGAAATTCTTCAATACGTTTGGTGAACTTCCCCGTACATATAATTAAGAGTCCGGTTGCAAGTGGATCAAGCGTGCCGGCGTGGCCGACTTTAAGCTGTTGGTTACCGGTTATTGGCTGTTGAGATTTTAATTGTTTTCTTATCAGCCACTTTAGCTTATTCACTACATCAAATGAGGTCCACTTGTATGGTTTGTTGATGAGAAGAACCTGTCCGTCAAGATAAGATTGAAATGATAGACTCATTTAGTTTGTAAGCTGCAAGCCGGTATAGAGTGCGTAAGTAAGAAACAAAACACCAAGAGCTATGCGGTAATAACCAAAGTGTTTAAAGCCATAACGGGTTAAAAAAGCAATGAAAGCCTTTACTGCTATAATAGCCACAATAAATGCAACAGCCGAACCAACAAGCAAAACTGTTATATCATCGCTGTGTATATTGTCTTTCGATTTAATAAGGTCAAGTCCTGTTGCCGCAAACATAGTTGGAATGGCCAGTAAGAACGAAAATTCGGCGGCCTGTTTACGGTCGAAACCCGCAAAAATTCCACCAAAAATTGTGGCAGCCGCACGTGAAACTCCCGGTATCATTGATAAGCACTGAAATAATCCGATTTTAAATGCGCTTGTCAATGATATGTCCTCAATTGCAACATACTGTGACTTTTTATTTTCAGTCCATTTATCCAACACGATAAGGATCACTCCGCCAACAATAAGCGAAACACTTACCGTTACCGGATT harbors:
- the truB gene encoding tRNA pseudouridine(55) synthase TruB, which codes for MSLSFQSYLDGQVLLINKPYKWTSFDVVNKLKWLIRKQLKSQQPITGNQQLKVGHAGTLDPLATGLLIICTGKFTKRIEEFQAQEKEYTGTFCLGATTPCFDLEQAIDKHYPTGHITPEAIYEAVKQFTGTIQQVPPIFSAVKVKGNRAYDLARQGKTPEMQAKTITISTFDVTNINMPYIDFRVVCSKGTYIRSLARDFGLALNSGAHLTALCRTRIGSFHIDKAQEVQQLELELSKPLSK
- a CDS encoding undecaprenyl-diphosphate phosphatase; the protein is MNILQAILLAIIEGITEFLPVSSTGHMILASSVMKLSDTEFAKTYEIVIQLGAILAVLALYYKRFLVSTDIYVKLGVAFVPTGVVGFFAYKIIKALLFNPVTVSVSLIVGGVILIVLDKWTENKKSQYVAIEDISLTSAFKIGLFQCLSMIPGVSRAAATIFGGIFAGFDRKQAAEFSFLLAIPTMFAATGLDLIKSKDNIHSDDITVLLVGSAVAFIVAIIAVKAFIAFLTRYGFKHFGYYRIALGVLFLTYALYTGLQLTN